Proteins from a genomic interval of Dermacentor variabilis isolate Ectoservices chromosome 8, ASM5094787v1, whole genome shotgun sequence:
- the LOC142591588 gene encoding uncharacterized protein LOC142591588 gives MAATDKLNIILRLLVHRLRRKRKRPLYLRVIFDKPPEFGECHHIKQELQQSDPEYHFKYFRMTKSPFDKVLSLVYDRLLHPPTHRRPISPPERLVVTSRFLATGGSVQDIAMSYRMHGSTVSHMLKETLPAFWEGLKPLVLARPSEQKWRKIAAEYNNKWNFPITIGSIDGKHFAIQQQQCPNNSGSDCYNYKGYYSLLMLAVADASYRFIMVDMGDQGRFSDGSLFKKSPIETSFEKG, from the exons ATGGCAGCCACAGACAAGCT AAACATTATTCTCCGTTTGTTGGTACATCgtctgcgtcgcaagaggaagaGGCCTCTCTACTTAAGAGTGATTTTCGACAAGCCTCCGGAGTTCGGCGAGTGCCACCACATCAAACAGGAGCTGCAGCAGAGCGATCCTGAATATCACTTCAAGTATTTCAG GATGACAAAGTCACCTTTCGACAAGGTGTTGAGCCTTGTCTACGACAGGCTTTTACACCCTCCAACGCACAGGAGGCCTATCTctccgccagaaaggcttgtggtGAC TTCCAGATTCCTGGCTACAGGAGGGTCTGTGCAAGATATTGCCATGAGTTACCGAATGCACGGATCGACGGTGTCACACATGCTGAAAGAGACACTGCCAGCATTCTGGGAGGGCTTGAAGCCCCTTGTGCTTGCACGTCCAAGTGAACAGAAGTGGCGGAAGATAGCAGCAGAGTACAATAATAAATGGAATTTTCCGATTACTATAGGCAGCATCGATGGAAAGCACTTTGCTATCCAACAACAGCAATGCCCCAACAACAGTGGGTCCGACTGCTACAACTACAAGGGGTACTACTCATTACTTATGCTGGCTGTAGCAGATGCAAGTTATAGATTTATTATGGTGGATATGGGAGACCAAGGCCGATTTTCCGATGGTTCGTTGTTCAAGAAGAGTCCCATCGAGACTTCCTTTGAAAAGGGATAG